From the genome of Sulfurovum sp. NBC37-1, one region includes:
- a CDS encoding ParA family protein yields the protein MSEVISIANQKGGVGKTTTAVNLAASLAEKGKKVLLLDIDPQSNATTSLGFNRNDYEYNIYHVLIGSKKLSEVILKSQIKKLDLVPSNIGLVGIEKEFYNSRKKNRELILKEKIKEISKKYDFIIIDSPPALGPITINALSASDSVIIPIQCEFFALEGLAQLLNTVSLLKKTINPKLKIKGFLPTMYSKQNNLSKQVLADLSYHFKDKLFHIRKGKECIVVPRNVKIAESPSFGKPVTHYASSSKGSLAYKDLATVIARG from the coding sequence ATGAGTGAGGTGATAAGCATAGCCAACCAGAAGGGTGGCGTAGGCAAAACGACGACAGCAGTGAATCTGGCAGCCTCTTTGGCTGAAAAGGGCAAGAAAGTGTTGCTTTTGGACATCGACCCCCAGTCCAATGCAACGACCAGTCTCGGTTTCAACAGAAACGATTACGAATACAATATCTATCATGTACTGATCGGCAGTAAAAAACTCTCTGAAGTCATTCTCAAGTCACAGATAAAAAAACTTGATCTTGTTCCCTCGAACATCGGTCTTGTCGGTATCGAAAAAGAGTTCTACAACAGCAGAAAAAAGAACAGAGAGCTGATCCTCAAGGAGAAGATCAAAGAGATCTCCAAAAAATATGACTTTATCATCATCGATTCACCTCCGGCTCTGGGGCCCATCACGATCAATGCACTGAGTGCTTCGGACTCTGTTATCATCCCCATCCAGTGTGAATTTTTTGCACTGGAGGGGTTGGCACAGCTGCTGAATACGGTCAGTCTTTTGAAGAAGACCATCAATCCAAAACTCAAGATCAAGGGATTCCTGCCTACGATGTATTCCAAGCAGAACAATCTCTCCAAGCAGGTACTGGCGGATCTGAGCTACCACTTCAAAGACAAGCTTTTCCACATCAGAAAAGGCAAAGAGTGTATTGTTGTACCGCGTAATGTCAAGATCGCCGAATCTCCGAGTTTCGGTAAGCCGGTTACGCATTATGCTTCCAGTTCCAAAGGCTCTTTGGCATACAAAGATCTTGCAACGGTCATCGCAAGAGGTTAA
- a CDS encoding ParB/RepB/Spo0J family partition protein: MALGRGLGEILSEVEEAYEKEDLSSIDSSELEAQGARVEELPVKSISANPFQPRKHFDESALKELSQSIKEHGLLQPVVVIEKENGFLLIAGERRLRAHKLAKITTIKAIIANVEIDEARLRELALIENIQRENLNAIELANSYAELIEVHKITHDELSTIVHKSRSQITNTMRLLSLSPYAQKKVASGKISQGHAKVLVGLDEKQQKIIIDSIIGQKLSVRDAEKMVKSYKKGDAAPTVKASASKLLEKHKKAFKKLLPFEYKIKAKSIEISFSNEKDIENFLTFLKKD, encoded by the coding sequence ATGGCACTGGGAAGAGGATTAGGAGAGATACTCTCTGAAGTGGAAGAGGCATATGAAAAAGAAGATCTCAGCAGTATAGACAGTTCTGAACTGGAAGCTCAGGGAGCGCGTGTGGAGGAACTTCCTGTTAAAAGTATTTCCGCGAACCCTTTCCAGCCGCGTAAGCATTTCGATGAATCAGCACTCAAAGAGTTGAGCCAGTCGATCAAAGAACATGGTCTATTGCAGCCTGTCGTTGTCATTGAAAAAGAGAACGGATTCCTGCTGATTGCGGGAGAACGTCGTCTTCGTGCGCACAAACTGGCAAAGATCACCACCATTAAGGCAATCATCGCCAATGTGGAGATCGACGAAGCAAGGCTGCGGGAACTGGCACTCATCGAGAACATTCAGAGAGAGAACCTCAATGCCATCGAATTGGCAAACTCCTATGCCGAACTTATAGAAGTACACAAGATCACCCATGACGAACTCTCAACAATCGTGCATAAAAGCCGTTCGCAGATCACCAATACCATGCGTCTGCTTTCTCTGTCGCCTTATGCCCAGAAAAAAGTGGCATCCGGCAAGATCTCCCAGGGACATGCCAAAGTACTGGTAGGGCTTGATGAAAAGCAGCAGAAGATCATCATAGACAGTATCATCGGCCAGAAACTTTCCGTCCGTGATGCTGAAAAAATGGTTAAAAGCTATAAAAAAGGCGATGCGGCCCCCACAGTTAAGGCTTCTGCTTCCAAATTGCTTGAAAAGCATAAAAAAGCCTTTAAGAAGCTTCTTCCTTTTGAATACAAGATCAAAGCCAAGAGTATTGAGATAAGCTTTTCTAATGAGAAAGATATCGAAAACTTTTTAACATTCCTCAAAAAAGACTGA